A stretch of Vicinamibacterales bacterium DNA encodes these proteins:
- a CDS encoding M67 family metallopeptidase — protein MKIRQQVLDRIVAHAVGDLPNECCGLLIGNAQVVEDAAPARNVRRSRTRFQVEPADHFAAIRRARAAGLDVIGAYHSHPNGPSGPSETDRARLTDPAMFHVIISLAHGTRTVRAFRFADGNFTPLELVPVP, from the coding sequence GTGAAGATCCGGCAGCAGGTGCTCGACCGCATCGTGGCGCACGCCGTCGGCGATCTTCCGAACGAGTGCTGCGGCCTGCTGATCGGCAACGCGCAGGTGGTGGAGGACGCGGCCCCGGCGCGGAACGTGCGGCGGAGCCGCACGCGATTCCAGGTCGAGCCTGCGGATCATTTCGCCGCCATCCGCCGCGCCCGCGCCGCGGGGCTCGACGTCATCGGCGCCTATCACTCGCACCCCAACGGTCCGTCGGGACCGTCCGAGACCGACCGCGCGCGCCTCACCGATCCGGCGATGTTCCACGTCATCATCTCGCTGGCGCACGGCACGCGCACGGTGCGCGCCTTCCGGTTCGCCGACGGGAACTTCACTCCGCTCGAACTCGTCCCTGTGCCGTGA
- a CDS encoding BamA/TamA family outer membrane protein, whose translation MTWVLAVLSLAASSAAGQAAPQAQSAIQPAPILTELRLEGATVYQRDDVLWLLRLREGAPLPGDAQTVAKSLQERYERDGYSEARVTGEFEAGRLTLAVDEGRIDEVELRGIREDDAERYRRDLEIRPGDIYNRRVVGRATAALVAGSRGALSIGAPRRSQPQQGTSTVSEVVLERRAGRSVLVIPLRWNRSNTDGTLGSGREDLYSPADGFSPAVGFSTSLFDHRNFNHTFVDGYVSYKFGRDDPGYSAGIERPVLRGPARLFLGGEIHDVTASDDWWRISTFEQTLVSLAFKNSFRDYYRRRGAQVFGVLHAGPHNELSAMVRWDRHEPLANATSYSFFRDDAMFRPALAVEDRRVNALVLGYTFDTRALTGAGNRATYVRHLKDSLYGSRTRQNPGLRLDWTSEIAGRALNGDADFDRHILHARGHLPLSRWTTLSLRGLFGFSNGTLPAERLFAVGGIGSVHGYRFKEARGTGMALINAEYRVDLSPGVREDAGDRASVFVFYDAGRVTGDAAPTRWLRGVGAGIGAGGVRLEIGFRAAAIPRSRQILLRFSPTF comes from the coding sequence ATGACCTGGGTGCTGGCCGTCCTGTCCCTTGCCGCGAGTTCCGCCGCAGGACAGGCCGCCCCCCAGGCGCAATCGGCCATCCAGCCCGCCCCCATCCTCACCGAACTTCGCCTCGAGGGGGCCACCGTCTACCAGCGGGACGACGTGCTCTGGCTGCTGAGGCTGCGCGAGGGTGCGCCGCTGCCGGGCGACGCGCAGACGGTGGCGAAATCCCTGCAGGAGCGCTACGAGCGGGACGGCTACAGCGAGGCCCGCGTCACGGGCGAGTTCGAGGCCGGACGGCTGACGCTGGCCGTCGACGAAGGGCGCATCGACGAAGTCGAGCTGCGCGGCATCCGCGAAGACGACGCGGAACGCTACCGCCGCGATCTCGAGATCCGCCCCGGTGACATCTACAACCGGCGCGTGGTCGGCCGCGCCACCGCGGCGCTCGTCGCCGGGAGCCGCGGGGCGCTGTCGATCGGCGCGCCGCGCCGCAGCCAGCCGCAGCAGGGCACATCCACGGTCTCAGAGGTCGTGCTCGAACGGCGCGCCGGCCGCAGCGTGCTGGTGATTCCGCTGCGCTGGAACCGGTCCAACACCGACGGCACGCTCGGCAGCGGCCGCGAGGATCTCTATTCGCCCGCCGACGGCTTCTCGCCGGCGGTGGGCTTCTCGACGTCGCTGTTCGATCACCGGAACTTCAATCACACGTTCGTCGACGGCTACGTGTCGTACAAGTTCGGCCGCGACGATCCGGGATACTCCGCCGGGATCGAGCGTCCGGTGTTGCGCGGACCGGCGCGGCTGTTCCTCGGCGGCGAGATCCACGACGTCACCGCCTCGGACGACTGGTGGCGGATCAGCACCTTCGAGCAGACGCTGGTGTCGCTCGCGTTCAAGAACAGCTTCCGCGATTACTACCGCCGCCGCGGCGCCCAGGTGTTCGGCGTGCTCCACGCCGGGCCGCACAACGAGCTCAGCGCGATGGTGCGCTGGGATCGGCACGAGCCGCTCGCCAACGCGACGTCGTACTCGTTCTTCCGCGACGACGCGATGTTCCGTCCCGCGCTCGCCGTCGAGGATCGCCGCGTCAACGCGCTGGTGCTCGGGTACACGTTCGATACCCGGGCGCTCACCGGCGCAGGCAATCGCGCCACCTACGTGCGCCATCTCAAGGACAGTCTCTACGGATCGCGCACCCGGCAGAATCCCGGCCTGCGGCTGGACTGGACGTCGGAGATCGCCGGACGCGCCCTGAACGGCGATGCCGACTTCGACCGCCACATCCTCCACGCGCGCGGCCATCTGCCGCTGTCGCGGTGGACGACGCTGTCTCTGCGCGGCTTGTTCGGCTTCTCGAACGGGACGCTGCCGGCGGAGCGGCTGTTCGCCGTCGGCGGCATCGGCAGCGTGCACGGCTACCGGTTCAAGGAGGCGCGCGGGACGGGAATGGCGCTGATCAACGCCGAGTACCGCGTCGACCTCTCGCCGGGCGTGCGGGAAGACGCCGGCGACCGCGCCAGCGTCTTCGTCTTCTACGACGCGGGGCGCGTCACCGGCGACGCGGCGCCCACGCGATGGCTGCGCGGCGTCGGCGCCGGGATCGGCGCCGGCGGCGTTCGTCTGGAAATCGGCTTCCGCGCCGCGGCCATTCCCAGGTCGCGGCAGATTCTGCTGCGCTTCTCGCCGACGTTCTGA